The Larus michahellis chromosome 2, bLarMic1.1, whole genome shotgun sequence genome window below encodes:
- the LOC141739881 gene encoding uncharacterized protein LOC141739881 — translation MDGTFSPGIRVVPVLRSPPAMALPWALLLLGEVLVQDAATQGCVLPPAGESQPFARPHRWPRPRGSSRWDETWPGRLGDGLWPPPTSAAYNAALGRPASQSSVFPNISIAANAVDGNRDGVWQHGSCSRTLSEREPWWNVDLGGRRAVAAVVVKNRQDCCWERLRGAQVHVGDAPGERGKDNPICGTITDAGPGSLSTVCCAGLQGRYVSVLLAGREDALVLCEVEVVLQGCVPLPGAPNVARGRAVAQSSTRNDISLAANAVDGNGDADWERGSCSHTEKEPEPWWRVDLGGRHLVYAVAVTNRRDCCWQSLLGAQVHVGDSLADHGKRNPVCGAILDTGPGSTTTVCCNGLPGRYVSIIIPGREDFLVLCEVEVTAQSCVPPPGAQNLALRCPVAQSSTAGRLGSAINAVDGNRDGNWHHGSCSQTQREPEPWWTVDLGRPRAVAAVVVRNRLDCCWHRLKGARVHVGDSLAGHGTNNPVCGTITDTGPGSTSTVCCRGLRGRYVTITVPGREERLSLCEVEVVEQGCAALPGAHNVALGRPATQSSLLDATSGAANAVDGNRDGNWEHGSCAHTLEEPEPWWRVDLGRRHLVYAVVVKNRLDCCWERLKGAQVHVGDSLVDRGRRNPVCGIITDAGPGSLSTVCCHGLRGRYVSILIPGREDALALCEVEVIRQGCAPLPGAPNVAREQRATQSSTSNPSGLASKAVDGNRDGIWQRGSCSHTRREREPWWSVDLGGRRAVAAVVVKNRQDCCWERLRGAQVHVGDAPGERGKDNPICGTITDAGPGSLSTVCCHGLQGRYVTVTVPGREEQLALCEVEVYGGVPEL, via the exons ATGGATGggaccttctccccagggatcagGGTAGTCCCCGtcctccgcagcccccccgccatggccctgccctgggctctgctgctgctcggcGAGGTCCTGGTGCAGGATGCGGCCACCCAGGGCTGCGTCCTCCCGCCGGCTGGTGAGTCCCAACCCTTCGCCCGTCCTCACCGGTGGCCCCGTCCACGAGGCAGCTCCCGGTGGGATGAAACCTGGCCGGGACGTCTCGGTGATGGGCTGTGGCCACCCCCCACCTCGGCAGCTTATAACGCGGCGCTGGGGCGCCCGGCCAGCCAGTCCTCCGTCTTCCCCAACATCAGCATCGCCGCCAACGCGGTGGACGGCAACCGGGACGGGGTTTGGCAACACGGTTCCTGCTCCCGCACGCTGTCGGAAAGGGAGCCCTGGTGGAACGTGGACCTGGGCGGGCGGCGAGCGGTGGCGGCCGTGGTGGTGAAGAACCGGCAGGATTGCTGCTGGGAACGGCTGCGGGGAGCGCAGGTCCACGTCGGGGACGCGCCGGGCGAACGCGGCAAGGACAACCCCAT CTGCGGCACCATCACAGACGCCGGCCCCGGGTCGCTCAGCACCGTTTGCTGCGCCGGGCTGCAGGGTCGCTACGTCTCCGTCCTCCTCGCCGGCCGGGAGGACGCGTTGGTGCTGTGCGAGGTGGAGGTGGTGCTGCAGGGCTGCGTCCCGCTGCCCGGAG CCCCCAACGTGGCGCGGGGCCGCGCCGTGGCCCAGTCGTCCACGCGGAACGACATCAGCTTGGCCGCCAACGCCGTGGATGGGAATGGCGACGCCGATTGGGAACGGGGCTCCTGCTCCCACACCGAGAAAGAACCGGAGCCGTGGTGGCGCGTGGACCTGGGTGGCCGGCACCTCGTCTACGCCGTCGCCGTCACCAACCGCCGCgactgctgctggcagagcctcCTCGGCGCCCAGGTCCACGTCGGGGACTCCCTGGCCGACCACGGCAAGCGTAACCCCGT CTGCGGGGCCATCTTGGACACCGGCCCCGGCTCCACCACCACCGTCTGCTGCAACGGGTTGCCGGGTCGTTACGTCTCCATCATCATCCCCGGCCGGGAGGATTTCCTCGTCCTCTGCGAAGTGGAGGTGACGGCGCAGAGCTGCGTCCCCCCGCCTGGCG cccaaaacCTGGCCCTGCGGTGCCCGGTGGCACAGTCCTCCACCGCCGGCCGCCTCGGCAGCGCCATCAACGCCGTGGATGGGAACCGGGATGGTAACTGGCACCACGGCTCCTGCTCCCAAACCCAGAGGGAACCGGAGCCGTGGTGGACAGTGGACCTGGGCCGACCCCGCGCCGTGGCGGCCGTGGTGGTGAGAAACCGGTTGGATTGTTGCTGGCACCGCTTGAAGGGCGCCCGCGTCCACGTCGGGGACTCCCTCGCCGGCCACGGCACCAACAACCCCGT TTGCGGCACCATCACGGACACCGGGCCCGGCTCCACCAGCACCGTCTGTTGCCGAGGGCTGCGCGGCCGCTACGTCACCATCACCGTCCCCGGCCGGGAGGAGCGGCTGAGCCTGTgcgaggtggaggtggtggagcaGGGCTGCGCCGCGCTGCCCGGCG CCCACAACGTGGCCTTGGGTCGCCCGGCCACCCAGTCCTCCCTGCTGGATGCCACCAGCGGCGCCGCCAACGCCGTGGATGGGAACAGGGACGGCAACTGGGAACACGGCTCTTGCGCCCACACCCTGGAGGAGCCGGAGCCCTGGTGGCGCGTGGATCTTGGCCGCCGGCACCTCGTCTACGCCGTGGTGGTGAAGAACCGCCTCGActgctgctgggagaggctgaAGGGCGCCCAGGTCCACGTCGGCGATTCCCTGGTCGACCGCGGCCGCCGCAACCCCGT CTGCGGCATCATCACGGACGCCGGCCCCGGTTCCCTCAGCACCGTCTGCTGCCACGGCCTTCGCGGTCGTTACgtctccatcctcatccccggCCGGGAGGACGCTCTGGCGCTGTGCGAGGTGGAGGTGATCCGGCAAGGCTGCGCCCCGCTGCCCGGAG CCCCCAACGTGGCGCGGGAGCAGCGGGCGACGCAATCCTCCACCTCCAACCCTTCCGGCCTGGCCTCCAAGGCGGTAGACGGTAACCGGGACGGGATTTGGCAACGCGGTTCCTGTAGCCACACGCGCCGGGAACGAGAGCCCTGGTGGAGCGTGGAcctgggcgggcggcgggcggtggcggcCGTGGTGGTGAAGAACCGGCAGGATTGCTGCTGGGAACGGCTGCGGGGAGCGCAGGTCCACGTCGGGGATGCGCCGGGCGAACGCGGCAAGGACAACCCCAT CTGCGGCACCATCACGGACGCCGGCCCCGGGTCGCTCAGCACCGTCTGCTGCCACGGGCTGCAGGGTCGCTACGTCACCGTCACCGTCCCCGGGCGGGAGGAGCAGCTGGCGCTCTGCGAGGTGGAGGTCTATGGCGGCGTCCCCGAGCTCTGA